A genome region from Candidatus Methylomirabilota bacterium includes the following:
- a CDS encoding acyl-CoA dehydrogenase family protein produces the protein MDFADSPAEAGFRAELRAWLAAHLPEHRATYPPSDDELTLHPDKSFDACRAWHRRMHEGGWVGLRWPREYGGRGATLTEQLIFAEELIAAGAPPGVNTIGLGMVAPAIMVHGTPEQKARWLRPILAADEIWCQGFSEPNAGSDLANVSTRAVLDGDHFVITGQKVWTSNAHRSDYCILLARSDPGSTRHKGLSCLLVDMHATGITIRPLRQLTGDSEFNEVFFDGARVAASRLLGTLHRGWDVAVTILMYERQSIGGMVNLHLFIDRVLDLARRQGAGDPVLRQRLAELVIAGRALRLTNLRYVTRELAGIPVGAEGSVLKLTFTDAYKQMAEVAASILGPYSQLWGGDGRAPEDGRWAFQTLFAHRFGIAGGTDQIQRNIIGDRLLGLPR, from the coding sequence ATGGACTTCGCCGACTCCCCCGCGGAGGCCGGGTTCCGGGCCGAGCTGCGCGCCTGGCTCGCCGCGCATCTGCCGGAGCACCGCGCGACGTATCCGCCGTCGGACGACGAGCTCACCCTGCATCCGGACAAGTCGTTCGACGCCTGCCGCGCCTGGCACCGACGGATGCACGAGGGCGGCTGGGTGGGCCTTCGCTGGCCGCGGGAGTACGGGGGGCGCGGGGCGACCCTGACCGAGCAGCTCATCTTCGCCGAGGAGCTGATCGCGGCGGGGGCCCCGCCGGGCGTCAACACCATCGGGCTCGGCATGGTCGCGCCCGCCATCATGGTGCATGGCACGCCGGAGCAGAAGGCGCGCTGGCTCCGTCCCATCCTCGCCGCCGACGAGATCTGGTGCCAGGGCTTCTCCGAGCCCAACGCGGGGAGCGACCTCGCCAACGTCTCGACGCGCGCGGTTCTCGACGGCGACCACTTCGTCATCACCGGCCAGAAGGTGTGGACCTCCAACGCCCACCGCTCCGACTACTGCATCCTGCTCGCGCGAAGCGACCCCGGCTCGACACGTCACAAGGGGCTCTCCTGCCTCCTGGTCGACATGCACGCGACCGGCATCACGATCCGGCCGCTCCGCCAGCTCACCGGCGACTCCGAGTTCAACGAGGTGTTCTTCGACGGCGCCCGCGTGGCCGCCTCCCGCCTGCTGGGCACGCTCCACCGGGGCTGGGACGTCGCGGTGACCATCCTGATGTACGAGCGGCAATCGATCGGCGGGATGGTGAACCTCCACCTGTTCATCGATCGCGTGCTCGACCTCGCGCGTCGGCAGGGCGCGGGCGATCCCGTGCTGCGCCAGCGCCTCGCCGAGCTGGTGATCGCGGGGCGCGCCCTGCGGCTGACGAACCTCCGCTACGTGACGCGCGAGCTGGCGGGGATTCCGGTGGGCGCGGAGGGCTCGGTGCTCAAGCTCACCTTCACCGACGCCTACAAGCAGATGGCGGAGGTCGCGGCGTCCATTTTGGGCCCCTACTCCCAGCTCTGGGGCGGCGACGGCCGGGCGCCGGAGGACGGGCGATGGGCGTTCCAGACCCTCTTCGCCCACCGCTTCGGCATCGCCGGCGGCACCGACCAGATTCAGAGGAACATCATCGGCGACCGCCTGCTCGGACTCCCCCGCTAG
- a CDS encoding GAF domain-containing protein: MAANEPRLAAARELEVFAESSWLVASTLDLGEVLERLADVAQTRLGVDIVRIWLAGDRAGTLTLRTETGTSGQDVEYQQRFRMGEGLAGSVLESQQPLVVPDVLADSRVRNRGWFEAEGVRSVLLVPILLDMSPIGIIACMTRARREFSPEEVKLAAAVAAPAATAVRNAGLYAEALERLAEIQAFQRVTSETLSSPDLETALRTVVRETRELLRADGAFCSLVEPTSQDAETVVTQGARTAQFPRVRLVAGDGMAGLVLAERRAVRTDDYLADTRFSRSAVLDDWARAEETRAMIGAPILDREGKVTAILWAYRRSHAHFTDKDETVIVGLAQQAALAIGTVRGMEGERQRARQTASLLEVAQVCASTLELRPLLRAVARQVAQALGAERCTINLFQGDRLVPVMAQFADGHVDHDLWGRFKALAEAGVQQMLADSEAARTRRPVVIDDASRSGLVTPAWVEAFGLRSVLVVPLISGDRVIGTLSLDETRAPRVWTPGDQDLAMTMGAQVALGVDRARQYEESAQRAAEVQTLSAVGETLASTLDIQEVLDAIADSATKLTGAQRSVVFEMDQEADHLLARAVRGMPVDKGYVVLVGQGAVGTAVARRAPVWSADVVGDPPPGYDSIQVQEKASLAEMAKRFGYRAVLAVPVVSRETVLGAVGIYWDETHRPAEREIRLLTALARQAAIAMDNARLVTDLRHTLDDLKAAQETLVRGATLRAVGELAAGAAHHLNNLMAVVLGRTQLILMKKPPEDLVASLRTIERSAVDAAETVRRIQAFGRTDKDDVVGAVDLDAVIGEGIQLTRPRWEHEAQIRGARIEVVYDPAPLPRVPGRAAEIREVVTSLLLNAVDAMPSGGRIVIRTQADKNRVGVTISDSGTGMGADVKRRAFEPFFTTKGVKSTGLGLAVAYGTIRRHGGEISMDSTEGIGTTVSFWLPGAAAAVAPPVAPVAAPLERKGKILVIDDEASVLEIVAEVLTTHGHSVTVAHGGREGLLAFSAGRFDLVMTDLGMPDLNGWDVVRSVKESRATTPVLVLTGWGDTAEAPAGVRPDGFLTKPFDLKRLAAEVGAAISQA; the protein is encoded by the coding sequence ATGGCCGCGAACGAACCCCGTCTGGCCGCCGCGCGTGAGCTCGAGGTCTTCGCCGAATCGAGCTGGCTCGTCGCGTCAACCCTCGACCTGGGCGAGGTGCTCGAGCGTCTCGCCGACGTCGCGCAGACGCGTCTCGGGGTTGACATCGTCCGGATCTGGCTCGCCGGCGACCGCGCGGGCACGCTGACCCTCCGCACGGAGACCGGCACCTCCGGCCAGGACGTCGAGTATCAGCAGCGTTTCCGGATGGGCGAGGGACTCGCGGGCAGCGTGCTCGAAAGCCAGCAGCCGCTCGTGGTGCCGGACGTGCTCGCGGACTCGCGCGTGCGCAATCGCGGCTGGTTCGAGGCCGAAGGCGTCCGCTCCGTCCTGCTCGTGCCCATTCTCCTCGACATGAGCCCCATCGGCATCATCGCCTGCATGACGCGCGCGCGGCGCGAGTTCTCCCCCGAGGAGGTCAAGCTGGCCGCCGCAGTGGCCGCGCCCGCGGCGACCGCGGTGCGGAACGCGGGGCTCTACGCGGAAGCCCTCGAGCGGCTCGCCGAGATCCAGGCATTCCAGCGCGTCACCTCCGAGACCCTGTCGTCGCCCGACCTCGAGACCGCGCTGCGCACCGTGGTGCGCGAGACCCGCGAGCTCTTGCGCGCCGACGGCGCTTTCTGCTCGCTGGTGGAGCCCACGAGCCAGGACGCGGAGACGGTGGTGACGCAGGGCGCGCGCACCGCCCAGTTCCCGCGCGTTCGCCTCGTCGCCGGCGACGGCATGGCCGGGCTCGTCCTCGCGGAGCGGCGCGCGGTGCGCACCGACGATTATCTCGCCGACACACGCTTCTCCCGCTCCGCGGTACTGGACGACTGGGCGCGGGCGGAGGAGACGCGCGCGATGATCGGCGCGCCCATCCTGGACCGCGAGGGCAAGGTCACCGCGATCCTCTGGGCCTACCGCCGCAGCCACGCGCACTTCACCGACAAAGACGAGACGGTCATCGTCGGCCTCGCGCAGCAGGCCGCGCTCGCCATCGGCACCGTGCGCGGCATGGAGGGCGAGCGCCAGCGCGCGCGCCAGACGGCGTCGCTCCTCGAGGTCGCCCAGGTGTGCGCCTCCACGCTCGAGCTCCGGCCGCTGCTGCGCGCGGTGGCGCGGCAGGTGGCGCAGGCCCTTGGCGCCGAGCGCTGCACGATCAATCTCTTCCAGGGCGACCGGCTCGTGCCCGTGATGGCCCAGTTCGCTGACGGGCACGTAGACCACGATCTGTGGGGGCGCTTCAAGGCCCTCGCCGAGGCCGGTGTGCAGCAGATGCTCGCCGACTCGGAGGCGGCGCGGACCCGCCGGCCCGTGGTGATCGACGACGCATCGCGCTCGGGGCTGGTCACCCCGGCATGGGTGGAGGCCTTCGGGCTCCGCTCCGTCCTGGTGGTGCCGCTCATCTCGGGCGACCGCGTGATCGGCACGCTCTCCCTCGACGAGACGCGCGCTCCGCGCGTGTGGACGCCCGGCGATCAGGATCTCGCGATGACGATGGGCGCCCAGGTCGCCCTCGGCGTCGACCGCGCGCGGCAGTACGAGGAGTCGGCGCAGCGTGCCGCCGAGGTGCAGACGCTCTCCGCGGTGGGCGAGACCCTCGCCTCGACGCTCGACATCCAGGAGGTGCTGGACGCGATCGCCGACAGCGCCACCAAGTTGACGGGGGCGCAGCGCTCGGTGGTGTTCGAGATGGACCAGGAGGCCGACCACCTCCTCGCCCGCGCGGTACGCGGCATGCCGGTGGACAAGGGCTACGTGGTCCTGGTCGGGCAGGGGGCGGTGGGAACCGCGGTGGCCCGGCGCGCGCCGGTGTGGAGCGCCGACGTCGTCGGGGATCCGCCGCCCGGCTACGACTCCATCCAGGTGCAGGAGAAGGCGAGCCTCGCCGAGATGGCCAAGCGCTTCGGCTACCGCGCCGTCCTCGCCGTGCCCGTGGTGAGCCGCGAGACCGTCCTGGGCGCGGTGGGCATCTACTGGGACGAGACGCACCGTCCGGCGGAGCGCGAGATCCGCCTCCTCACTGCGCTCGCCCGCCAGGCCGCCATCGCCATGGACAATGCGCGCCTCGTCACCGACCTCCGGCACACCCTCGATGATCTCAAAGCCGCCCAGGAGACGCTGGTGCGCGGCGCCACCCTCCGCGCGGTGGGCGAGCTGGCCGCAGGCGCCGCCCACCATCTCAACAACCTGATGGCGGTGGTGCTGGGGCGCACCCAGCTCATCCTCATGAAGAAGCCGCCGGAGGACCTGGTGGCCAGCCTCCGGACCATCGAGCGCTCGGCGGTGGACGCGGCGGAGACGGTGCGGCGCATCCAGGCCTTCGGCCGCACCGACAAGGACGACGTGGTGGGCGCCGTGGACCTCGACGCGGTGATCGGCGAGGGCATCCAGCTCACGCGGCCGCGCTGGGAGCACGAGGCCCAGATTCGCGGCGCGCGTATCGAGGTCGTCTACGACCCCGCGCCGCTGCCGCGCGTGCCCGGCCGCGCCGCGGAGATCCGCGAGGTCGTGACGAGCCTGCTCCTGAACGCGGTGGACGCGATGCCGTCCGGCGGCCGCATCGTGATCCGGACGCAGGCCGACAAGAACCGAGTCGGCGTGACCATCAGCGACTCCGGCACCGGCATGGGCGCCGACGTGAAGCGGCGCGCCTTCGAGCCCTTCTTCACCACGAAGGGCGTGAAGAGCACCGGCCTCGGCCTCGCGGTGGCCTACGGCACCATCCGGCGCCACGGCGGCGAGATCTCGATGGACAGCACCGAGGGCATCGGCACCACCGTGTCGTTCTGGCTCCCGGGCGCCGCGGCCGCCGTGGCGCCGCCGGTGGCGCCGGTGGCGGCGCCTCTCGAGCGGAAGGGCAAGATCCTCGTGATCGACGACGAGGCCTCCGTGCTCGAGATCGTCGCCGAGGTGCTCACTACCCACGGCCACTCCGTCACGGTGGCCCACGGCGGCCGCGAGGGGCTGCTCGCGTTCTCG
- the thiC gene encoding phosphomethylpyrimidine synthase ThiC — protein MKTYLFSPHDASLRVPVRELSLTNGERLRLYDTSGPYTDPDFTPDLKQGLPPLRRSWIEGRGDVEPGAGGRWGLRARPGGRVTQMHYARRGEITSEMAFVAVREGMEAEVVRDEVARGRAIIPSNINHPESEPMIIGRRFLVKINANIGNSAVASSIEEEVDKMTWATRWGADTIMDLSTGKNIHETREWILRNSPVPIGTVPIYQALEKVGGKAEDLTWEVYRDTLIEQAEQGVDYFTIHAGVLLRYVPLTAKRVTGIVSRGGSIMAKWCLAHHQESFLYTRFREICEIMAAYDVAFSLGDGLRPGCQADANDEAQFAELDTLGELTTLAWEQDCQVMIEGPGHVPMHLIKENMDRQLATCHEAPFYTLGPLTTDVAPGYDHITSAIGAAMIGWLGTAMLCYVTPKEHLGLPDKQDVKDGVIAYKIAAHAADIAKGHPGAREWDDALSRARFEFRWEDQFNLALDPETARKFHDETLPAEGAKLAHFCSMCGPHFCSMKITQEVRDFAAKQGAAGEAADPAPVDPKAIAQGLREKAAEFKRAGGELYVRPSP, from the coding sequence ATGAAGACTTACCTCTTTTCCCCTCACGACGCGTCATTGCGCGTCCCCGTCCGCGAGCTGTCCCTCACCAACGGCGAGCGGCTACGGCTCTACGACACCTCGGGGCCGTACACGGATCCCGACTTCACCCCCGATCTTAAGCAGGGGCTGCCCCCGCTCCGGCGCTCGTGGATCGAGGGCCGCGGCGACGTCGAGCCCGGCGCGGGCGGCCGGTGGGGCCTGCGCGCCCGGCCCGGCGGGCGCGTGACGCAGATGCACTACGCGCGGCGGGGCGAGATCACTTCCGAGATGGCGTTCGTGGCGGTGCGAGAGGGCATGGAGGCCGAGGTGGTGCGCGACGAGGTGGCCCGCGGGCGCGCCATCATCCCCTCCAATATCAATCATCCCGAGTCCGAGCCGATGATCATCGGCCGGCGCTTCCTCGTGAAGATCAACGCGAACATCGGGAACTCGGCGGTGGCGTCCTCGATCGAGGAGGAAGTGGACAAGATGACGTGGGCGACCCGCTGGGGCGCGGACACGATCATGGACCTCTCCACCGGCAAGAACATCCACGAGACGCGAGAGTGGATCCTCCGCAACTCCCCCGTCCCCATCGGCACCGTGCCCATCTATCAGGCTCTCGAGAAGGTGGGAGGCAAGGCCGAGGACCTCACCTGGGAGGTCTACCGCGACACCCTCATCGAGCAGGCCGAGCAGGGGGTGGACTACTTCACCATCCACGCCGGCGTGCTCCTCCGCTACGTGCCCCTCACCGCGAAGCGGGTGACCGGCATCGTGTCTCGCGGCGGGAGCATCATGGCGAAGTGGTGCCTCGCCCATCATCAGGAGAGCTTCCTCTACACGCGCTTCCGCGAGATCTGCGAGATCATGGCGGCCTACGACGTGGCCTTCTCGCTGGGTGACGGCCTCCGGCCCGGCTGCCAGGCCGACGCCAACGACGAGGCGCAGTTCGCGGAGCTGGACACGCTCGGCGAGCTCACCACGCTCGCGTGGGAGCAGGACTGCCAGGTGATGATCGAGGGGCCGGGGCACGTGCCCATGCACCTCATCAAGGAGAACATGGACCGGCAGCTCGCGACGTGCCACGAGGCGCCGTTCTACACCCTGGGCCCGCTCACCACGGATGTGGCTCCCGGCTACGATCACATCACGTCCGCCATCGGCGCGGCCATGATCGGCTGGTTGGGGACCGCGATGCTCTGCTACGTGACGCCCAAGGAGCATCTGGGGCTTCCCGACAAGCAGGACGTGAAGGACGGCGTGATCGCCTACAAGATCGCCGCGCACGCCGCGGACATCGCCAAGGGCCACCCGGGGGCCCGCGAGTGGGACGACGCGCTCTCGCGGGCGCGCTTCGAGTTCCGCTGGGAGGATCAGTTCAATCTCGCGCTGGATCCCGAGACGGCGCGGAAGTTCCACGACGAGACCCTGCCCGCGGAGGGCGCCAAGCTCGCCCACTTCTGCTCGATGTGCGGTCCGCACTTCTGCTCGATGAAGATCACCCAGGAGGTGCGCGATTTCGCGGCCAAGCAGGGCGCGGCCGGCGAAGCCGCCGATCCCGCCCCCGTGGATCCCAAGGCGATCGCCCAGGGCCTGCGCGAGAAGGCGGCGGAGTTCAAGCGCGCGGGCGGGGAGCTCTACGTGCGGCCGTCGCCCTAG